A single genomic interval of Oryctolagus cuniculus chromosome 19, mOryCun1.1, whole genome shotgun sequence harbors:
- the EARS2 gene encoding nondiscriminating glutamyl-tRNA synthetase EARS2, mitochondrial isoform X2 — protein MLEWAGISPDESPRQGGPAGPYQQSQRLQLYAQAAEALLKTGAAYRCFCSPQRLELLKKEALRNRQTPRYDNRCRDLSQGQVAQKLAKDPTPAIRFRLEEEAPAFQDLVYGWTRHEVASVEGDPVILKSDGFPTYHLACVVDDHHMGISHVLRGSEWLVSTSKHLLLYRALGWQPPRFAHLPLLLNKDGSKLSKRQGDIFLEHFAAVGFLPEALLDIITNCGSGFAENQMGRTLPELIAQFDLSRVTCHSALLELEKLPEFNRLHLRRLVSDETHRRQLVGKLQALVEEAFGSQLQNRHVLEPAYVERIILLRQGHICRLQELVSPTYSYLWTRPAVGRAQLGAISEKVDTIAKRVLGLLERSGTSLTQDVLSGELKKLSEGLEGTKYSNVMKLLRVALSGRPQGPPVAEMMMSLGPEEVRERIQNVLSS, from the exons GTATTTCCCCTGACGAGAGCCCCCGCCAGGGCGGTCCTGCCGGGCCCTACCAGCAGTCCCAGCGCCTGCAGCTGTACGCCCAGGCCGCAGAAGCACTGCTGAAGACGGGGGCTGCCTACCGCTGCTTCTGCTCGCCCcagcggctggagctgctgaAGAAGGAGGCCCTGCGGAACCGCCAGACGCCCCG GTACGACAATCGGTGCCGGGACCTGAGCCAGGGCCAGGTGGCCCAGAAGCTGGCCAAGGACCCCACACCTGCCATTCGCTTCCGCCTGGAAGAGGAGGCGCCAGCCTTCCAGGACCTGGTGTATGGCTGGACTCGGCATGAAGTGGCCAGTGTGGAGGGAGACCCAGTCATCCTGAAGAGTGACGGCTTCCCCACCTACCACCTGGCCTGCGTGGTGGACGACCACCACATGGGCATCAGCCATGTGCTGCGGGGCTCCGAGTGGCTCGTGTCCACCTCCAAGCACCTGCTGCTCTACCGGGCCCTGGGCTGGCAGCCGCCTCGCTTTGCCCACCTGCCGCTCCTACTCAACAAGGATGGCAGCAAGTTGTCCAAGAGGCAGGGGGACATCTTCCTGGAGCACTTTGCGGCTGTCGGCTTCCTGCCCGAGGCCCTGCTCGACATCATCACCAACTGTGGCTCGGGGTTCGCAG AGAACCAGATGGGCAGGACCCTGCCGGAGCTGATAGCACAGTTCGACCTGAGCCGGGTCACCTGCCACTCGGCCCTGCTGGAGCTGGAGAAGCTCCCGGAATTCAACAG ACTGCACCTCCGGCGCCTGGTGAGCGATGAGACCCACAGGCGCCAGCTGGTGGGGAAGCTGCAGGCCCTTGTGGAGGAGGCCTTCGGGAGCCAGCTGCAAAACAGGCACGTGCTGGAGCCGGCGTACGTGGAGAGGATCATCCTGCTGAGACAG GGTCACATCTGCCGCCTGCAGGAGCTAGTCTCCCCCACCTACTCCTACCTGTGGACGCGTCCCGCCGTGGGCCGAGCGCAGCTGGGGGCCATCTCGGAGAAGGTGGACACGATTGCCAAGCGCGTGCTGGG GCTTTTGGAAAGATCTGGTACAAGCTTAACTCAGGATGTGCTGAGTGGAGAACTGAAGAAGCTGTCAGAAGGTCTGGAAGGCACCAAGTACAGTAACGTGATGAAGCTCCTGCGGGTTGCCCTCAGCGGACGGCCG CAAGGACCCCCTGTAGCCGAGATGATGATGTCCTTGGGACCAGAGGAAGTCCGAGAACGAATCCAGAACGTGCTGTCCAGCTAG